In Danaus plexippus chromosome 28, MEX_DaPlex, whole genome shotgun sequence, a genomic segment contains:
- the LOC116776279 gene encoding cyclin-dependent kinase 4, producing MSTSSGSSSSQSPPTMASISDVSALFQTAKKYEELNVIGTGAYGTVYKARDLHNGGQIVAMKKVKVALTEDGIPLSTLREIALLRQLEAYRHPNIVRLLDVCHGGQSSERDHQLVLFLVFEHVEQDLDSFLKRAPGPLSENRIRSMSYDILSGVDFLHSHRIVHRDLKPHNLLVTSNGRVKLADFGLAKTYDTEMKLTSVVVTLWYRPPEVLLGLSYNTAVDVWSAGAVLAQLHTRAPLLPASCDSEQLHAIFRLIGRPPREEWPAGVCIMAESFPDYPPKDLAAVLPRVHPHALDLIKGMLVFDPAKRLTALDCLEHPYFTEEPLN from the exons ATGTCAACTTCTAGTGGTAGTAGTTCCTCCCAGAGCCCCCCTACTATGGCCTCTATTAGTGATGTTAGCGCTTTATTTCAGACAGCAAAAAAATACGAAGAGCTCAATGTTATCGGAACAG gTGCATATGGTACCGTGTACAAAGCTAGAGACCTCCATAACGGCGGTCAGATAGTTGCAATGAAGAAAGTCAAAGTAGCATTAACGGAAGACGGTATACCCTTGTCCACATTGAGGGAGATTGCCTTGTTACGACAGCTGGAGGCCTATAGACATCCCAATATAGTCAG GCTCCTGGATGTATGTCATGGCGGTCAGTCTTCAGAGCGTGATCACCAACTAGTGCTGTTCTTAGTATTTGAGCATGTGGAACAAGATCTAGACTCCTTCCTCAAGAGAGCACCTGGACCGCTTTCAGAGAACAGAATAAGA AGCATGTCATATGACATCCTGTCCGGGGTGGACTTCCTCCACTCACACCGCATCGTGCACCGCGACCTGAAGCCTCACAACCTGCTTGTCACATCCAACGGCCGCGTCAAACTGGCTGACTTCGGACTCGCCAAGACTTACGACACCGAGATGAAGCTGACCAGTGTG GTGGTGACCCTGTGGTACCGTCCCCCTGAGGTGCTCCTGGGTCTGTCTTACAACACGGCGGTGGACGTGTGGTCCGCGGGCGCTGTCCTGGCTCAGCTCCACACTCGAGCTCCTCTGCTGCCCGCCAGCTGCGACTCCGAACAATTGCACGCCATATTCAG GCTGATAGGCCGTCCACCTCGCGAGGAGTGGCCGGCTGGTGTGTGCATAATGGCTGAGAGCTTCCCTGACTATCCACCCAAGGACCTGGCCGCTGTCCTGCCCAGGGTCCATCCGCACGCACTGGACCTCATTAAG GGTATGCTAGTCTTCGATCCCGCCAAACGTCTCACGGCCTTGGACTGCCTCGAGCATCCATACTTCACGGAAGAACCCCTCAACTAG
- the LOC116776277 gene encoding uncharacterized protein LOC116776277 has protein sequence MEDVYTIKVKTKPDTRNLYPSERRYSASTVSGLAWVHIALASTSFLLACLALINPNKQPIETDIAIDNSTLPEDVRNGFILILAPSLVTIFALAAGVASILASVRWYIDRNITWLFVMSTLSTLFSLISFVMIIFLLLTSENDLSDFYKEKIPFSDIIIIKHSDILDRNESHFIIPRNSTEFKEEDSKMFTKRVLCINILIASFLELLWSILSMKISYKGMKNSYKEEDGRRGNCVSVITKIKGNNTKKMPMTGKITKPNIIDNYPSRKIKRIFLAQSENGFYLKNQNNKMKQTETSSECYKERMMNFLNRCAEGSNDMTPSVHSESILNPIPEVASTVATAPDTKDPKEARTTPVSWGDASDHTVYNQNNINFDKIFNFRKKTQETDAENTDTSEIKTNM, from the coding sequence ATGGAGGACGTCTATACAATTAAAGTGAAAACAAAACCCGATACGCGTAATTTGTATCCATCGGAGAGGCGCTACTCAGCGTCTACCGTGTCAGGGCTGGCGTGGGTGCACATCGCATTGGCTTCCACATCCTTCCTGCTGGCTTGTCTGGCTTTGATCAACCCTAACAAGCAACCCATCGAGACTGACATAGCTATAGATAATTCTACTCTACCCGAAGATGTCAGGAACGGCTTCATACTTATACTGGCGCCGAGTTTAGTGACAATATTCGCTTTGGCGGCCGGTGTCGCCTCCATCCTGGCCTCGGTGAGGTGGTACATTGATAGGAACATAACGTGGTTGTTTGTTATGTCAACACTGTCGACACTTTTCTCTCTAATTTCCTttgttatgataatatttctcCTGTTGACCAGCGAGAACGATTTGTCAGATTTCTATAAAGAGAAAATACCATTCAGCgacatcattataataaagcaTTCGGATATACTCGATAGAAATGAATCGCACTTCATCATACCGAGGAATTCCACGGAGTTTAAGGAGGAGGATTCGAAGATGTTCACCAAAAGAGTGTTGTGTATTAACATACTAATAGCGTCATTCCTCGAGCTTCTCTGGTCGATATTGAGCATGAAAATATCATACAAGGGTATGAAGAACAGTTACAAGGAGGAGGACGGCAGACGAGGTAACTGCGTGTCCGTTATTACGAAGATCAAAGGTAATAATACGAAAAAGATGCCCATGACTGGTAAGATAACCAAACCGAACATCATAGACAATTATCCTAgcagaaaaattaaaagaatattcctCGCTCAGAGCGAAAACGGTTTCTACTTAAAGAATCAGAATAATAAGATGAAGCAAACGGAGACCAGCTCGGAGTGTTACAAGGAGAGGATGATGAACTTCCTGAATAGATGCGCCGAGGGTTCGAACGACATGACGCCGAGTGTTCACTCGGAATCAATCTTAAATCCTATTCCGGAGGTAGCGAGCACTGTGGCCACTGCACCAGACACGAAGGACCCGAAAGAGGCCAGAACCACGCCGGTCAGTTGGGGAGACGCCTCCGATCACACCGTCTACAACCAGAACAATATAAACTTcgacaaaatattcaatttccGAAAAAAAACTCAAGAGACTGACGCGGAAAATACCGATACAAGtgaaattaaaacgaatatgTAA